A window of the Blattabacterium cuenoti genome harbors these coding sequences:
- the thrS gene encoding threonine--tRNA ligase, whose product MIENKSIFHNRDHRKIGKKLKLFLFSEEVGNGLPLWLPKGVIIRDNLEKFLIKIQKKYGYEMVITPHIGNKNLYVKSGHWNKYGKNSFRPIQTPCEEDEFLLKPMNCPHHCEIYRSQEWSYRDLPKRFAEFGTVYRYEKSGELHGLTRVRSFTQDDAHIFCTYDQLLYEFKKVINLVFYVFKCLGFKEYTVRISLRDPKKINNYIGSKENWKNAENIILKLVKEECIESTISYGEAAFYGPKLDFLVKDCLDRNWQLGTIQIDYNLPERFNLYYKGKDNKIHRPVMIHRAPFGSLERIIAIMIENTKGNLPLWMVPDQVVILPISNKYIVYAKKILNLMLKNDIRVFIDNRNEKISKKIRDSENNKIPYMVILGEKEEKGDLISLRRHGLGHIGKFSYINGIKNILNKINF is encoded by the coding sequence ATGATTGAAAATAAATCTATTTTTCATAATAGAGATCATAGAAAAATTGGAAAAAAATTAAAATTATTTCTTTTTTCTGAAGAAGTAGGTAATGGATTACCATTATGGCTACCTAAGGGGGTTATTATTAGAGATAATTTAGAAAAATTTTTGATTAAAATACAAAAAAAGTATGGATATGAAATGGTTATAACACCACATATTGGTAATAAAAATTTATATGTTAAAAGTGGACATTGGAATAAATATGGAAAAAATAGTTTTAGACCAATACAAACTCCTTGTGAGGAAGATGAATTTTTATTAAAACCTATGAATTGTCCTCATCATTGTGAAATTTATAGATCTCAAGAATGGTCTTATCGTGATTTGCCTAAACGTTTTGCAGAATTTGGAACGGTATATAGATATGAAAAAAGTGGAGAATTACATGGATTAACTAGAGTAAGATCTTTTACTCAAGATGATGCTCATATTTTTTGTACATATGATCAATTATTATATGAATTTAAAAAAGTTATAAACTTAGTATTTTATGTATTTAAATGTTTAGGATTTAAAGAATATACTGTAAGAATATCTCTTAGAGATCCAAAAAAAATAAATAATTACATAGGATCTAAAGAAAATTGGAAAAATGCAGAAAATATAATATTAAAATTAGTTAAAGAAGAATGTATAGAATCTACTATTAGTTATGGGGAAGCAGCTTTTTACGGTCCAAAATTAGATTTTTTAGTAAAAGATTGTCTAGATAGAAATTGGCAATTGGGAACTATTCAAATAGATTATAATTTACCTGAAAGATTTAATTTATATTACAAAGGAAAAGATAATAAAATACATCGTCCTGTTATGATTCATAGAGCTCCTTTTGGTTCTTTGGAGAGAATAATAGCAATAATGATTGAGAATACTAAAGGTAATTTACCATTATGGATGGTTCCTGATCAAGTTGTTATACTTCCTATTAGTAATAAATATATTGTTTATGCAAAAAAAATTTTAAATTTAATGTTAAAGAATGATATTAGAGTTTTTATAGATAATAGAAATGAAAAAATTAGTAAAAAGATTAGAGATTCTGAAAATAATAAAATACCTTATATGGTTATACTAGGGGAAAAAGAGGAAAAAGGTGATTTAATATCATTAAGGCGTCATGGGTTAGGACATATAGGAAAATTTTCTTATATTAATGGTATAAAAAATATTTTGAATAAAATAAATTTTTAA
- a CDS encoding MIP/aquaporin family protein: protein MKAIYAEIIGTTILVLLGNGVVANVVLSKTKGNEKNGEWLTITIGWALAVFMGIVVSAPYSGAHLNPCVTISYAIIGKITWNLVPFYILSQLIGSMLGSFIVWILYKDYFLNTKSEKDKLSVFVTIPAIKNLFSNFFSEVLSTFVFIFISLFLTSEGSIFLREEKKIPVGLGALGYLPSSLLILGIILSLGGATGPAINPTRDLGPRIIHSIIPISGGKGNSDWGYAFVPIIGPIIGCIMASILYLFLT, encoded by the coding sequence ATGAAAGCAATATATGCAGAAATAATAGGAACAACAATATTAGTACTTCTAGGAAATGGAGTAGTAGCTAATGTTGTTTTATCAAAAACTAAAGGAAATGAAAAAAATGGAGAATGGTTGACTATAACAATAGGATGGGCTCTAGCTGTTTTTATGGGAATTGTAGTATCTGCTCCATATAGTGGAGCACACTTAAATCCATGTGTTACAATAAGTTATGCTATAATTGGTAAAATTACATGGAACTTAGTTCCATTTTATATATTGTCTCAATTAATAGGGTCAATGTTAGGATCTTTTATAGTATGGATTTTGTATAAAGATTATTTTTTAAATACCAAAAGTGAAAAAGATAAATTATCTGTTTTTGTTACAATACCTGCTATAAAAAATTTATTTTCTAATTTTTTCAGTGAAGTTTTATCTACATTTGTATTTATTTTCATTTCATTATTTCTTACTTCTGAAGGAAGTATTTTTCTTAGAGAAGAAAAAAAAATTCCTGTAGGATTAGGTGCCTTAGGTTATTTACCATCTTCTTTATTAATATTAGGAATTATATTATCATTAGGAGGAGCTACAGGTCCAGCTATAAATCCTACTAGAGATCTAGGTCCTAGAATAATTCATTCTATAATACCTATTTCTGGAGGTAAAGGAAATAGTGATTGGGGATATGCTTTTGTTCCTATAATAGGACCTATTATAGGATGTATAATGGCATCTATATTATATTTGTTTTTAACATAA